In Periophthalmus magnuspinnatus isolate fPerMag1 chromosome 9, fPerMag1.2.pri, whole genome shotgun sequence, the sequence aggtggaacagagtgttttcattttgagagaagagcctaaatatgcaaggatggtgtgaatgaaacagaacacaactccagaaaagtttgtgaggaggaaacaacattataacataggtcagaaaattgcataatatgggccccttaaagtgtaaaaagtgcAAAACTTCAGACAAAATTGAATGAATAATATTGAATGACATATTATTTACTGAAGGGGATCCTGATGTATTGAGGTGTCTCAAATGGTAGTACAAGTCTGTATTGCTGCATTTTGTGGTgggaaatatgtaaaaaaaaaaaaaaaaatttatatatatatatatatatatatatatatatatatatatatatatatatatatatatatatatatatatatatatatatatatatatatatatatatatataaatctgtctttgaacatttaatatttgaattttacttCTGGAGCCATAGCAGACTTGAAGTGGatgggactgttgagctccctACTAATTATCTTGACAGGCCTTATACAGTAGTCCTGTTTAGCCAAATATTTGTAGTTGGTACTTAGTGTAGCTGTAGTAGTTGGAGGACCACTGCTGTACTGTGGAGCATGTACTTTTCTTTCTGTAGATGTTTTCCTTTATGCCTTGAGCCACGATGACGCCCCCTCTCTGCTGGTGAACCTGTGCTGCCTCCTGGTGGTGGGGCCATGTCTGGAGCACCGCTGGGGTACTGTAGCCTTCCTTTCCCTGTCTGCTCTCTCCTGGGCTGCTCTACCTTGTGCCTACAGCCTGGTTCTCTGGGTGGGCATGGGGGATGCCAGCCGGGTGTGTGGGTACTCAGCAGTGCAGCTGGCTCTCTTCACAGCACAGTGCAGACAGGTGATACATGTCACCATGATTActataggttgtgttcacgttctagaatttgatgatgttataatttaaGATAGAGGACAGGGGCCTATGTAACTCTATAGGTTCTATTTCTATAGGAGATTTACTGTTTAGTAGTGTTAGGTAGTTAAGTTTTAACCCAGTTTTaaaccacaaagctgcaaatgaaCCTTGTTTACTCTGACAttataataaatgaactaaGAAAAGTAGAGAATGCTTCAAAAATGCAATATACACAGCTAATGTGCATTTGACAAtggcatttgtgtttttgtaattatgacttggtttggtgggataatacctgtggtaaatatttagtacagttttacatcagttaagtggcagtctttttatacagtttttcagtaaaaaaatgaacaaaaataaaagtttaaaaatgcagaaaatatggctgagttctaaaatggaatctctctgcctatgtcatcaacacaaaaaactccatccaaaacgtagagacaatttacgcacaagaaacacatttttctggcagtttaatgTCTTATAACTATTTAACTACTGTGAAATTTAAGCATTGACTCAGCCAGGGTTGATTCTCATGGTTTGATTCTCTGTTACATTTGCATGACTGTGTTGTTGTTCCCAGGTGAAGGGCAGGAGGCTGCTCAGTTGTGTCCCTGTGTGGCTCCTGCCCTGGATGGCCCTGCTcctggctctgctgctgctgcctgggACCCCTGTGCTCCTGCACTTCTGTGCCATCTGCATTGGACACAACTGTATCCTACATTTAAACAGGGCAATtcaaagtaggactaaacaccTACACTCTGCCCACAACTTCATTTCGAATAGAGCtcctaaactgggcagtacctggaggactgaagAAAAGagtgaagggagaggagggtctGGAGGTGTAAGGAACAGTGTGGTTATTCTAACAGGtattcacacttcaaactccggcCCTGCAGcctggtgtttgtaatcagaaacacctggtcTTAATTAGGGCAGTGTTGTGTTATGTTACATAGTACTTAAAATTGCACTGGCCACTGGAGGGAGCATACAGTTGTTTTGTTATAGTTCTCTAATTTTTGCCtactatttgattttttttttcactcttgACAATGTGCCATGACAGCGAATCAAGTGTCTGAGATAGTGTCAGGCATTTGGTTTCCCTTGATTCTTAGCAACAATGTCCCTAATTGGATGAATAGAGGTGATCCTGTCAGGTATTAGTTATTACCTGAGAAAATTCTATGTAAAATtaatagatttattattattacttttttcttatttagcaGCTATTACTATACAATATACAGCGTAAAGAGTATTTATTTTGAgaagaatacattaaaatcaggcACCAGCCCTGTCATAAGTTGATTTAAATTACAATGTacaatcttttgttttttgtaagcGCAAATAATGGGAAACATTCATTTCATAACAAatgctacatttattttgaaattaattttgaattgaattttatttgTCTCAAACATTAGGAACCAAAACAATAGTCTAATGTAACGTTCAACTGAAGTCAGTATTTGAGAAGAAGTAGAAGCCAAAAGCTTATTCTAGTTCCACTCCTTAACTATTTGTTGATTGTCAACCCATTTTACAATTTGCACACAAGCAACACAAGTTCTTAtgttaacatatttttttatatatataattctcaATTAACActtttgtatacattttttaaaaatcaggttATATCACCATATTGTTTAATCTCACCACTGAGTCCATTCCCATAAACTGTTACACATCTGATTTTAAATTTAGATGATAAGAGAACTATTGTGTCTCCATTTGGTCTTGTAGCTATGAAATCCATTTGACGTTCTACACTCTACAGTTCTACAGCTGTGTTTCTATACAGTGATATTGATCATTTGAATGAATTTGTCAGTTATATCCTTTAGAACCTAGTCCTTGTATAGGTCATATTCAATCCCAATTTaccctggtttatttctgtaaaCAGTAAGTAGTAAGCATAAATATATAACTAAACAGAAGTGGGtagttatttttacttgagtaactttttaaagaaattgtacttttgtaTTGTTCCTTTCTAGCTACATACTtctactcctacttgagtattttgtttttaaagtaacagtattcttaTTTGATTATACCTTTAGATTACTCTTcctactgtgagtaagtctaaagtgactgaagctttatgttgacaatatgaaatgaacatttgtgtttcttgcactgctccttcagattatttaatattttgcacttccaattacattaacttcaaattataaatcagatgttaaatCCAGACAGCTACTGTTTAAAGTACTCCTATCCTAccgagtagtagttttcccaaatacctttttacttgagtaatattattttgaagtaatattactcttacttgagtaaaatcttTGGCAACTCTACCACCACCCAGATCACAGATGGTATTGACACAAAactaaagttatttttaaagtgaaagtaacCATTACTAACAATTACTAGTTAACCATTCTCTCTATCATGTATTATCTGAGGTTAATACCTGTTGATATTTCTTAATAGCAGTACCAGATAGTGCATCCTTTATTGGGACACTACAGGGGCTGGAGACTTTCTGCCCTGTGCACTACATCCCTGAGTGGGCTTATGTGTCTTCCTTCAGACTCCGGCTCCCTACACACTCTACCTCACAAAGGTAAGGTCcataatactattactactgacATACTGCCTGTAGCTGTATTgtacaacaataataaatcaTAATAGTCATTGCAGCAGAAAATATTGGTACTGGGCTTTTAttgattaacagagtttagtaagaaatatttgtatttttacttttgtttgccattaaaaataatactttAAAGATACCATCCacatgtttatttgatttttttgtttaccagtacatgtgaaacctgttccctcCCCCATCAACTAACCCCTCCCACATTACCCGGCCTTTGTTCAGCCACTCTTTCACTCTATGGTCTTTTACTGTCAGGCCAAAGCGgacacactatcagacagcagtaatgaagatagcatctagtggtttTATGTGAAAATACAACAGGCAAGTCTAATTACAGAGGGTAGCTTTAAATCTAATCTATCATACTTTTTGaggctttctaccatgttataaccttattccctcattaaaaacatgcctgaagaggttttagatgtcatccatgcatgtttgtgtaatcaagcaatctctcctgggccgtatttgaaccctccttacgattAGCAGTATGATCCTGGCCAAAGGGCAGtccacaaacctacgtcactCATGCTCCCCCATGGCAAGGGaggactcagagcgtcaaaaacaaaactaattacagattttaatatgttgtgttCTGCACATATAGCATttgataaaaggtaacatggtgatcaaaatatgttatgtgttaacaattaatacaCCATATAAGTGTAATAGTCCCACCTTAATCTTGTTTACTACCTGGATTGTCAAACTTAATCAATACCTGTGCTTACAAAGGTGACAAAGTGATGTCCCGATAATGCTCATATTCTCATATGTTTGACAGATACAGTCCATACTCTGAGGCACCACACAATGAAGACCCCAGCTCCTCTGTGAGTTCCTATGACCTATCCTCTGGAACAGGCCCGAGGGTAGACCAGCTACAGTCCAGAGAAGGTCCTGGCTTTGACATAGACCAGTTAGAGTCCAGAGCAGGTTTTGGCTGGGAGACAGACCAGTTACAGAGCAGAGAAGGCCCTGATTGGGTCATAGAGCAGGTACAGTCCAGAGAAGGTCTTAGTTGGGAGATAGACCATTTACAGTCCAGGGCAGGTCTCATGTGGGATAGGTTTCACAATTCAACTGAAGTCGAGCTCTTAGAGGACCAAATGCTCCAGGCTAGCATGCTGGCGTCTCTGCAGGATGCCTCTGACAGTCCTCATCCAGGAGCTGGAAAGGGGCTCCTGGAGTTTGCACACAGCCCTGGTGCCAGAGCTGGACTCTTGGACACAGCAGAGGCTAAAGTGGAGCTGCTCaagtcctctgtgtcctctctcagGTGAGAAGACATGCCTGTGTGTCTTTTGTGGCTATGCTGATTAAGGATGGTCtgaaatgcttttttaaaaatcttgctATTATGGAAAATAATAAACACTATTTGCCGATATCAAGATTTTAGTAATCATCACAAATTAACTGTTCACTAGGGATGACACATTACCAATACCCTGACCAAACAATattcttcattttatttaattcaaattGCCTTATCACTTACCCCTCCTCAAATATGTGACCAGTTTTATGAAGTCAAACTTTAAgaattaaataatattaatatggcCTAAGACAaagaaaataccaaaaaaacacttttaaaaaaacacaacacttttAGCTGTGATTGTTTTTAGAAGCAATTACATTTCAatagtaatttttttgtttatatattgtgtttgtgtgtgtgtgtgtatatatatatatatatatatatatatatatatatatatatatatatatatatatatatatatatatatatatatatatatatatataaaatgtaatatgtatataaaaatattcCATCTTTTTTTGTCTAATGTTTTATGGGCTGTTTTGTCCAGTGCAGTTGAATATGTAGGAAAAAGTACTATGCAGGGTTATGTTAAACTGCAAAGAAATCCAGTGATCTTGTTGTCCCAGTTTCCATCCAGTTTAGAAAGTCTGTTACAATGGGAGTGGTATTGATGAAATGAGAAAGATTTGTGGATGAATAAATGCTTCAAAGCACAAGTAGATAGGTGTGTTTTAATGTCCTAAATGTACCAAAAGCTTGTTGATCCCTGCTTTAGGCTGCAGCAGCTGGAGAGAATGGGCTTCCCCACAGAGAGGGCCGTGGTGGCACTGGCGGCTTCTAAACAGCTAGAGAGTGCCGTGACGCTGCTCATCGACGACAGTATCGGCTCAGAGGCAGTGGTAGTGGGAGCCAAGGCCCTGGGGTTTGCTCCACACAGATAAATGGGAAACTACTGTGAGCGCTCATTAATTTACTGTAACAGCTTTAATATCCTGAGGCTTCTTTTTGAAACTATaggttaaaataaaaagaatgatTCTCTAAAATGCACAACATTTTTGGTCTTTACTGAGAAAAAATTTAAAGTCCTTAAACTATACTATGCAAAACAGACAGCACTGGcgacacaggttcagttgtgattgtagtacatagttttttttgttatttttactctaAGGGCACAGGGTACATACATTCCTTAAGCACAACAATGTAACAAACAAAGGCGTTAAAGtgtaaatcagaactaaaccaggacttcaagtaaaaaacaaatatttattatattagtcAAGAATGTTTCAAACATGGCCACATGACAAAAGTATAAAGTGGTTACACAGCAGATTACAGCATTGGCATCCATTTGAAACAATACACCTTATGCatgaacatgaaaaaaaaacaaaacactgtagcAGTCATACAATATATTCAAGTTCTAAACATAACATAGATTTTGCatagtgttttttaaatttttttcttctttttacgTGATTTTTCTATTTGGTTTCAGACAAAAGTTCACCAAATGACCAAAAAGACTTGTGAAAACTACATAACTGCTATAACAGCACCACATGATACCCAACACATCATAAAAACATAAGTAAAGACTGGAGACTGTACAAGCTCAGCATATTTCTTAATAATTATTATCATATTTGAATAGgtacattaaataaacattaaacagACCAAAAAGTAGCCATTTTGGTCACAAATTAAATAGTATCAGTATACATGTGAAGTTTAATATAAGTCTAcacaaatgcagtttaaaaatctaaatattattactttgatGACCAGCAGACAATGTAATTACAGAGTGGGAATGAAACCGGCTGTAGAGAGATTTTTGGGAGTGATTCAGTGCTACATAATACACCTCTTACACATACTCCTATTGGCCAGCCAGTGAGGGACAGATGGTTTAACCATTCACAGTGGAAGATGAAAAGGAAATTGATGTGAATGTGTTCATGTTCTAGATTTTGGTGTCATAATCCACATGGAGGGCAGAggcctattgatactttgcagtgacatcaagcTGAAGCTGTTCTATGTACATCTCAattggcagaatgttcagcagttacaatggtgacacaatgcacaaacactgccaaaaaagccTGAAAACCAGGGACATCACTAGACCCACCAGCCCCTTTCATTTGTACCTACATTTTTCTCTCCAGTGCACCCTGTCAGTGAGTCACAGCCTCACACTGGGCTGTGGACAGACCCTCCAGAGTCTGGAGAAAACTAAAGCCTCAAACATTTGTTAGGACACCTGGcctcatgttttatgttgcttttAATGCAACTGAAATGTAGTGAAAAACTTCACTGCAGTACTTAAAACTATTAAATCCACATGGTTATTCTATCTTAATCATTTATGCATCAGACTACGCCAATATGAAGTGGACTTCAAGTCAAGTCCATTTGAGGAACATGACTATATGCTCTGTGCACAAGCACACTTTGTTCTGTGACTAGTTTTTTCATGCTGGAGCATCACTTTTATAGTCACAATGGATGTTTCCAGGATCGTTCCTCCATTGACCACTCTGTAGCACTCCTCTGGAGTGGGCTTCTCTGAAGCAGAGCCAAGTGTCCTGCACACACCGCCTGGAGCACATATGGAACAGACTTCGAAGGGAGCGTCTGCGCCATGTCAACAGTGTTCtattattttcattcatttacacCACTTCTCTCACATCCAAACTATTGAACTTTCTCTGGCGCTGTCTGTTCTGTCATCTTGACAATGATCTGAATGGTGTTATCTACAGCAATGTTGactaaaacagcaaaatatttagtttttattgtttggtgacattcattttattaaaatgcgCTTTACTGCTTAAAGAAAGTTCATATATTTTGGCTCCAAAGCTTCAGGAGATTCTTATTGTGCTGACTACAATAAAGTGGATTATCGTTTGGACCCGATTTGACCTGATGATTACGGTTGACACACATCATAGAACTGTGACCTACAATCTGTACCTATGTGCAGTAGAGCTTATATTGTGAGCTGCACACAGGGGCAGGGCTCCCATTATGTGCTCTTGGCACTTGCCTCCTGCGCAGTACATCTTTCCATATTGGGGCACACCTGATTTATACTGGGAAGGGTCTAGTGACATCCCTGCTGAAAACTATACAAAATTACTTAATTACTTAatttaacaatacattttcagtattcagtattcatggtccagtttagtgtttgattttcaacaaaaaggtgagagtaacTAACTGAAAACCTGTTGGCTAGCTGGGTCATGAATGTAATTTTATGGATCAGACTTTTTTTAAGTACACAAATTGGCTCACCTATTGTAGTTCCAATCAAGTCCACTCTTTCtgtctattaaaataaagctcagtttaaagtctaacttgaataACAGCTACTACAGAGGTGATGACACCAGCCGCAAACTATCAgcataactctatgggagatccaatgttgttgaaaaatattcaaacttatgatgcacaaatgctgaacctttttatttgtttgggattggctccacaaacttgtcatattaatcttattgtttaaagtcctttcaactgtcAACAATCACGTCcttgaataatttcacttttgtttacttatactgacagagaagacactgaactttgtgcctgttttgtttagtgtggataagcccagtaattacagagaaattaaccacaaaccaggtcaacaaatctgacagttaaaaagaaaaccccagaattctgacctgtcctccagttTAAGTAAACCAACAAAAGCCGTTCAAGAATGATGAGACATCATGCGAATCCAACTTATGGACAGTtcaactgcaaaaaaacaacaacaacaaaaaaaaccctaaacatTTCTGTAAAAGTATTTACTGGTCATGTATGCCCAGGTTTACTTggctgattttgcataatgttatTTCATTTCATACTCAGGATCTGCCACATGAAACCAGCAGGTGGCATCAGAGATAAATTACATCTGCTCCCAAGTCATTATAATACACAAGATTTCATTATTTCTAAGACTTAATCAGAAGATATTGATTGGATTAAAATGAATTtcctttaaagtgacagtatgtaactttctaggggtttaaagtcaactgcatgatttcatgtaaatagaaagttaaaaccatattttgcaaaattttccatggagatagataccctttatgccatactgtggaatattatattCAATGGAGCAATATTTAATTGGAACCAAGCTGGAGGAGACccttctccaggccaaataaaaagtcaggtgtgtggagatgcaagtcttATAGCAAGCATGCatgtttatatacatttttgagtGTAATAAACAGAttcttaatgaaaaaaaaaaaattatattttttgtccaAAAAGTAACATATTGGGGCTTTGAGATTGAACAAGTTTATGGCAAGACctgcatttaattaattaaaacagtCTTATATTAAACCAATTCCTCTAATGTAGCATCTAAGTAgaaatatgaaatgttttaCAGTTTATGGCACTTTTTTCATTTAGTCTACTTAAAAAAATTATGCTATGCTAACTTTTCTAGAACTTTTAAACCTACCGAGCATTCCAAATGTGTTAGCAACATGATGAACTTAGAAGCACAGGCAATTTCTACATGCTCAACTCAATTGTTATGTTATGTGTCAAATCGCCAGACAATTAATTTCAAATGGACCATAAAACAGGTTGTTGCACCCGATTACTGACACaggtaatgtgtgtgtgtgcgtgtgtatatatagTCAGCTATGATTAGATTCATAACAATAAATGGCAATGCAtaaattttgttaaatgaaggtttcaactgtagaaaaaatgccttccttgtgcgaaaattgtccctgcattttagaTGAAACTTTCCATTTTTATGACATAGGTAAAGGTATTCCATTTTACAActtctacttcctgtatttctgtacttttttgaacttttttcttccccacaaactgcactgaggtaaaactatgataaatatttacctcaggcctatcccaccaaaccaagtcataattagaaaaacctgAAACCTGTCATAACGCACTTTAAACgtagcataatatgtctcctttaaaactCACTCCTTTCCCAGAAGTTCTTTGCCGTACCACACAAGaaatttcaattttttcaaaaCTAATTCTTCAAAATTTCTAAAATAAGACCCTACA encodes:
- the rhbdd3 gene encoding rhomboid domain-containing protein 3, yielding MISRILTLCSWFGSNRFGSFSGTFLLVVVMLSVHAGGIQASLSLGPEGNLPRFKDVFLYALSHDDAPSLLVNLCCLLVVGPCLEHRWGTVAFLSLSALSWAALPCAYSLVLWVGMGDASRVCGYSAVQLALFTAQCRQVKGRRLLSCVPVWLLPWMALLLALLLLPGTPVLLHFCAICIGHNYSASFIGTLQGLETFCPVHYIPEWAYVSSFRLRLPTHSTSQRYSPYSEAPHNEDPSSSVSSYDLSSGTGPRVDQLQSREGPGFDIDQLESRAGFGWETDQLQSREGPDWVIEQVQSREGLSWEIDHLQSRAGLMWDRFHNSTEVELLEDQMLQASMLASLQDASDSPHPGAGKGLLEFAHSPGARAGLLDTAEAKVELLKSSVSSLRLQQLERMGFPTERAVVALAASKQLESAVTLLIDDSIGSEAVVVGAKALGFAPHR